A genomic window from Halorubrum lacusprofundi ATCC 49239 includes:
- a CDS encoding acyl-CoA dehydrogenase family protein gives MLDYFDMESTLSEEERMLVDSARSFIDGEVEDIGQHWIDGTFPMDLIPKMGEMGFYAPNLEGYGLPGVSETAYGLLMRELEACDSGLRSMASVQGALVMYPIHAFGSDAQKEEWLPKLGTGEAVGCFGLTEPEHGSNPSAMETRAEADGDDYVLNGSKTWITNSPIADVAVVWAKDHTEEGTPVRGFLVETDRDGVTTNKIDEKLSLRASITGEISLQDVHVPAENVLPEVTGMKGPLSCLTQARYGIAWGAVGAAMDCFEVAREYATDREQFGKPIGGFQMQQQKLAEMATQITLAQLLAHRLADLKEAGEMRPQHVSMAKRNNVRTARDQSRIAREMLGGNGITADYSPMRHMTNMETVYTYEGTHDIHTLIIGEDLTGIPAYQ, from the coding sequence ATGCTCGATTACTTCGACATGGAGTCGACCCTGTCCGAGGAGGAGCGGATGCTCGTCGACTCTGCCCGGTCGTTCATCGACGGCGAGGTCGAGGACATCGGTCAACACTGGATCGACGGCACGTTCCCCATGGATCTCATCCCGAAGATGGGCGAGATGGGCTTTTACGCGCCGAACCTCGAAGGCTACGGCCTGCCGGGCGTCAGCGAGACGGCCTACGGCCTGCTGATGCGCGAACTGGAGGCGTGCGACTCCGGGCTCCGCTCGATGGCGAGCGTGCAGGGGGCGCTGGTGATGTACCCCATCCACGCGTTCGGCAGCGACGCGCAGAAGGAGGAGTGGTTACCGAAGCTCGGCACCGGCGAGGCCGTCGGCTGCTTCGGACTCACCGAGCCGGAGCACGGCTCGAACCCCTCCGCGATGGAGACGCGCGCCGAGGCCGACGGCGACGACTACGTGCTGAACGGCTCGAAGACGTGGATCACGAACTCCCCGATCGCGGACGTCGCCGTCGTCTGGGCGAAAGACCACACCGAGGAGGGGACGCCGGTTCGCGGGTTCCTCGTCGAGACCGACCGCGACGGGGTCACGACGAACAAGATCGACGAGAAGCTCAGCCTCCGTGCGTCGATCACGGGCGAGATCAGCCTTCAGGACGTGCACGTCCCCGCCGAGAACGTCCTCCCCGAGGTGACAGGGATGAAGGGGCCGCTGTCGTGTCTGACCCAGGCCCGCTACGGCATCGCGTGGGGCGCGGTCGGCGCCGCCATGGACTGCTTCGAGGTCGCCCGCGAGTACGCCACCGACCGCGAGCAGTTCGGCAAGCCGATCGGCGGCTTCCAGATGCAACAGCAGAAACTCGCGGAGATGGCGACGCAGATCACGCTCGCGCAACTGCTCGCCCACCGGCTCGCCGACCTCAAGGAGGCGGGCGAGATGCGGCCGCAACACGTCTCGATGGCCAAGCGCAACAACGTTCGCACCGCCCGCGACCAGTCGCGGATCGCCCGCGAGATGCTCGGCGGTAACGGGATCACCGCCGACTACTCGCCGATGCGTCACATGACGAACATGGAGACGGTGTACACCTACGAGGGCACCCACGACATCCACACCCTGATCATCGGTGAGGACCTCACCGGGATCCCGGCGTACCAGTAG
- a CDS encoding IclR family transcriptional regulator, producing MTEPSIDAENGTGADTVRTAETMFDIVQRLVDDDGASLAELASELDYAKSTVHRHLHTLEELGYVVHRDDGYHVGLRFLEVGVTARSSYRGYDLVRRKVEEIAEVTGERAQFFVEEHGKVVYLSRAVGNQAVRTDPGIGSRIPLYAASAGKAILAELPEPELSDMFERMSFDPVTEHTITDPEELRAEIEAGRERGYYFNREESLRGTHAVGVAICGPDGDVIGGISVTGPSHRLNGERLESDLPDLLLGAANELELNIAHS from the coding sequence ATGACCGAACCATCGATCGACGCCGAGAACGGGACCGGAGCCGACACGGTTCGGACCGCAGAGACGATGTTCGACATCGTGCAACGCCTCGTTGACGACGACGGCGCGTCCCTGGCGGAGCTGGCGAGCGAGCTCGATTACGCGAAGAGTACGGTCCACCGGCACCTCCACACCTTGGAGGAACTCGGCTATGTCGTCCACCGCGACGACGGCTACCACGTCGGGCTCCGATTCCTCGAGGTCGGGGTCACCGCTCGGAGCAGCTACCGCGGGTACGACCTCGTGCGACGGAAAGTCGAGGAGATCGCCGAGGTGACCGGCGAGCGCGCGCAGTTCTTCGTCGAGGAACACGGAAAGGTGGTGTACCTCTCCCGGGCCGTCGGCAACCAGGCGGTTCGCACCGACCCCGGCATCGGCAGCCGCATCCCCCTGTACGCGGCGTCGGCCGGGAAAGCAATCCTCGCGGAGCTGCCGGAGCCGGAACTGTCCGATATGTTCGAACGCATGTCGTTCGATCCGGTAACGGAGCACACGATCACCGACCCGGAGGAGCTTCGCGCGGAAATCGAAGCGGGGCGGGAGCGGGGATACTACTTCAACCGGGAGGAGTCGCTCCGCGGGACTCACGCCGTCGGCGTCGCGATCTGCGGCCCGGACGGCGACGTGATCGGCGGGATCAGCGTGACCGGTCCCTCTCACCGCCTGAACGGGGAGCGGCTCGAATCCGACCTCCCCGACCTGCTGCTCGGGGCGGCCAACGAACTCGAACTCAACATCGCGCACTCCTGA
- a CDS encoding D-2-hydroxyacid dehydrogenase: MSTIDIAVLDHDAHGIPAADYAEILTRRLPDREVRLAATPDEHRRYLREATVVAGKYIDAEEAATAENLRLFACNAAGVDHLPLDALAERGVAVTNASGVHGPNIAEHVLGWVLTFARRLDEGRRRQRRREWRRFQSFTELAGSTVTVVGLGSIGETLVERFEGFDVDTVGVRYSPEKGGPTDEVVGYDDLPEVLPGTDVLVLACPLTETTEGLIGEGELDALPTDAIVVNAARGGVIDTPALVDALRSNALHGAALDVTDPEPLPSDHDLWGFENVFLTPHVAGHTPKYWERRADILVENLERVDETGEYDGLRNQVA, encoded by the coding sequence ATGTCCACCATCGATATCGCGGTACTCGATCACGATGCACACGGTATTCCGGCGGCCGACTACGCGGAGATACTCACCCGACGACTCCCCGACCGCGAAGTCCGTCTCGCCGCGACGCCCGACGAACACCGACGCTACCTGCGGGAGGCGACCGTCGTCGCCGGGAAGTATATCGACGCGGAGGAGGCGGCGACCGCCGAGAACCTGCGGCTGTTCGCGTGCAACGCCGCCGGCGTCGACCACCTCCCGCTGGACGCGCTCGCCGAGCGCGGCGTCGCGGTGACGAACGCGTCAGGCGTCCACGGCCCGAACATCGCCGAGCACGTGCTCGGTTGGGTGCTGACGTTCGCGCGGCGGCTCGACGAGGGGCGACGCCGACAGCGGCGCCGAGAGTGGCGCCGCTTCCAGTCGTTCACCGAACTCGCCGGCAGCACCGTCACCGTCGTCGGGCTCGGGTCCATCGGCGAGACGCTCGTCGAGCGGTTCGAGGGATTCGACGTCGACACGGTCGGCGTCCGCTACTCGCCGGAGAAGGGCGGGCCGACGGACGAGGTGGTCGGCTACGACGACCTCCCTGAGGTGTTGCCGGGGACGGACGTGCTCGTCCTCGCATGCCCGCTGACGGAGACGACGGAGGGATTGATCGGCGAGGGCGAACTCGACGCGCTGCCGACGGACGCGATCGTCGTCAACGCCGCGCGCGGCGGCGTGATCGACACGCCGGCGCTCGTGGACGCGCTGCGGTCGAACGCGCTCCACGGGGCCGCCCTCGACGTCACCGACCCGGAGCCGCTCCCGAGCGACCACGACCTGTGGGGGTTCGAGAACGTCTTCCTGACTCCCCACGTCGCGGGCCACACGCCGAAGTACTGGGAGCGGCGCGCGGACATTCTCGTCGAGAACCTTGAGCGGGTCGACGAGACCGGCGAGTACGACGGGCTGCGAAATCAGGTGGCCTGA
- a CDS encoding mandelate racemase/muconate lactonizing enzyme family protein — protein MRDYSDQIDTRDPDRDVQITSLDACVVEGNFEWNLIKVETDAGVTGIGEAYRGGGVPELVEYTNRFLVGENPLDVERLVRYIFQEMSGHGGTTGKVVTAASGIEIALLDAAGKILGLPVYQLLGSKYRDEVRLYCDCHAGEAYAVEDGATAYAGAEAYSPEAYAAEAARVTDMGFSALKFDLDLPADNENDPYNGRLNNAAIREKKEIVAAVREEIGYDIDLAFDCHWDYSVESAKRLAHELEEFDLMWLEDLIPPENMDAQKEVTKATRTPVATGENRFRVFELSDLIYDHGVDIVTPDPATVGGLTETMRIADRAEENYMPMSPHNVCSPVGTMACVHLGAATPNFDLLEYHALEVDWWDDLLVRDEPLIEDGRIAVPEAPGLGIELDEAVVEEHLLEGTDGF, from the coding sequence ATGAGAGACTACTCAGACCAGATCGACACCCGCGACCCGGACCGAGACGTACAGATCACCAGCCTCGACGCCTGCGTCGTCGAGGGGAACTTCGAGTGGAACCTGATCAAAGTGGAGACGGACGCCGGCGTCACCGGCATCGGCGAGGCGTACCGGGGCGGCGGCGTCCCGGAACTCGTCGAGTACACGAACCGGTTCCTCGTCGGCGAGAACCCGCTCGACGTCGAGCGGCTCGTTCGCTACATCTTCCAGGAGATGTCGGGTCACGGCGGCACGACCGGGAAGGTCGTCACCGCGGCGTCCGGCATCGAAATCGCGCTGTTGGACGCCGCCGGGAAGATCCTCGGGCTCCCCGTCTACCAACTGCTCGGCTCGAAGTACCGCGACGAGGTCCGGCTCTACTGCGACTGCCACGCCGGCGAAGCGTACGCGGTCGAGGACGGCGCGACCGCCTACGCCGGGGCCGAGGCGTACTCTCCCGAGGCGTACGCCGCCGAGGCCGCCCGCGTCACCGACATGGGCTTTTCGGCGCTAAAGTTCGACCTCGACCTCCCGGCCGACAACGAGAACGACCCGTACAACGGGCGCCTGAACAACGCCGCGATCCGGGAAAAGAAGGAGATCGTCGCGGCCGTCCGCGAGGAGATCGGCTACGACATCGACCTCGCCTTCGACTGCCACTGGGACTACTCCGTCGAGAGTGCGAAGCGGCTCGCCCACGAGCTAGAGGAGTTCGACCTGATGTGGCTTGAGGACCTGATCCCGCCGGAGAACATGGACGCCCAGAAGGAGGTGACGAAGGCGACGCGGACGCCTGTCGCGACCGGCGAGAACCGGTTCCGCGTGTTCGAGCTGTCGGACCTGATCTACGACCACGGCGTCGACATCGTCACCCCCGACCCGGCGACGGTCGGCGGGCTCACGGAGACGATGCGGATCGCCGACCGCGCCGAGGAGAACTACATGCCGATGTCCCCGCACAACGTCTGCAGCCCGGTGGGGACGATGGCCTGCGTCCACCTCGGCGCGGCCACCCCGAACTTCGACCTCTTGGAGTACCACGCCCTGGAGGTCGACTGGTGGGACGACCTGCTGGTGCGCGACGAGCCGCTGATCGAGGACGGTCGAATCGCGGTGCCGGAGGCGCCCGGGCTCGGGATCGAACTCGACGAGGCCGTCGTCGAAGAGCACCTGCTCGAGGGAACCGACGGGTTCTGA
- a CDS encoding MFS transporter encodes MVSLSSIAGADSGIVRERPFQLLLLINVLPPLGTALLSPVLGSLVEPLGASTANIGLMMSAFTAPSIFVIPIAGVISDRYGRRPVLIFGLCWFGLTGTAIAFVSTFGAALALRALQGIGFAALTPIIITSLGDLYAGTKEATAQGLRFTGSGLSQTAFPLAAGVLVGVAWQYPFLLYAVAFPIAAVVYVYFEEPLDEAPDEESEAGIREQLDDMRTLVAHRRAWAMVAARGTANIAWFGFLTYNSILVVNVLGYTPTEAGILAALASLTYALAASQAGRIADLFDDRLYPLVATNLSMGAGLALTFLAPSLAVAAVGVVFMGAGFGLVLSIYRSVITTLPPADLRGGLVSLGEGSGRAAATATPVVMGVAVAVATSALGFETAVRAVGVGTGVVSAGVGIACLLLMSTSPPIRMGE; translated from the coding sequence GTGGTATCACTCTCGTCGATCGCGGGAGCCGACTCGGGGATCGTTCGGGAACGACCCTTCCAGTTGCTGCTGCTCATCAACGTGCTCCCGCCGCTCGGCACCGCTCTCCTGTCGCCGGTGCTCGGCTCGTTGGTCGAGCCGCTCGGCGCGTCGACGGCGAACATCGGCCTCATGATGTCGGCGTTCACCGCGCCCTCTATCTTCGTCATCCCGATCGCGGGCGTCATCTCCGATCGGTACGGGCGGCGGCCGGTGCTGATCTTCGGACTGTGCTGGTTCGGACTCACCGGCACCGCGATCGCGTTCGTCTCCACGTTCGGCGCAGCGCTCGCGTTGCGCGCGCTCCAGGGAATCGGGTTCGCCGCGCTCACGCCGATCATCATCACCAGCCTCGGCGACCTGTACGCGGGGACGAAGGAGGCGACCGCGCAGGGGCTCCGATTCACCGGCTCCGGGCTCTCGCAGACGGCGTTCCCGCTGGCCGCAGGCGTCCTCGTCGGGGTGGCGTGGCAGTACCCGTTCCTGCTGTACGCCGTCGCGTTCCCGATCGCGGCCGTCGTCTACGTCTACTTCGAGGAGCCACTCGACGAGGCGCCTGACGAGGAGTCCGAGGCAGGGATCCGAGAGCAGTTAGACGACATGCGGACGCTCGTCGCGCATCGCCGCGCGTGGGCGATGGTCGCCGCCCGCGGAACGGCGAACATCGCGTGGTTCGGCTTTCTCACTTACAATTCGATCCTCGTCGTCAACGTCCTCGGCTACACGCCGACGGAGGCGGGGATCCTCGCGGCGCTCGCGAGCCTCACGTACGCGCTCGCGGCGTCGCAGGCGGGCCGCATCGCCGACCTCTTCGACGACCGGCTCTACCCGCTCGTCGCGACGAACCTGTCGATGGGCGCCGGTCTCGCGCTCACTTTCCTCGCCCCGTCGCTCGCGGTCGCCGCCGTCGGCGTCGTGTTCATGGGAGCCGGGTTCGGGCTCGTGCTCTCCATCTACCGGAGCGTCATCACGACGCTCCCGCCCGCGGACCTGCGCGGCGGACTCGTCAGCCTCGGCGAGGGCAGCGGGCGCGCGGCGGCGACGGCAACTCCGGTTGTCATGGGTGTTGCCGTCGCGGTCGCGACCTCCGCACTCGGGTTCGAGACCGCGGTTCGCGCGGTGGGAGTGGGAACCGGTGTCGTCAGCGCCGGCGTCGGAATCGCCTGTCTCCTCCTGATGAGCACGTCGCCGCCGATCCGGATGGGCGAGTGA